The nucleotide window GACTGAACGGCGTGAACCTCACTGTCGACGCCGAACGACTGCGGGCCGACGTGGAGCGGAACGGGGAGTTCGGCGCCGTCCCGACGGAGCGGGGCCACGCCCGCACGGTGCTCTGCGGGACGGACGCCAACCGCCGGGCGCGGGAGTACCTGATCGAGCAGCTGCGGGGCGCAGACGCCGAGGTGACGGTCGACGCCGTCGGCAACGTCGCCGGCACCTGGTGTCCGCCGTCGGCCGACTCCGACGCCGCGCCGGTCGCGGTCGGCAGCCACCTGGACTCCGTTCCGGACGGCGGGATCTTCGACGGCCCGCTGGGGGTGTACGCCGGGCTGGAGGCGGTGCGTACGCTCCAGGACGCCGACGCGCGCCCGGAGCGACCGATCACCGTCGTCTCGTTCACCGAGGAGGAGGGCAGCCGCTTCGCCGACGGACTGCTGGGGTCGTCCGTCGCCGTCGGCCACCGGAGCGTCGACGACGCGCTCGCGCTGACGGACGCCGACGGCACCACGCTCGGGGAGGCGCTGTCGGGGATCGGGTTCCGGGGGGAGGGTCGGCTCGACCCGAGCGAGTGGGGTGCGTGGTTCGAGCTCCACGTCGAACAGGACACCGTCCTGGAGTCGGCGGCGGTCCCGGTCGGCGTCGTGACGACAATCACCGGGATCACCCACTGTGAGGTGCGGATCGACGGGGAGGCGGACCACGCCGGGACGACCGCGATGGACAGCCGGACGGACGCCCTCGCGGCCGCGTCGGAGCTCGTCCTCGCGGTCGAGCGCGCGGCGAACGAGGTGACCGCGACGGACAGCGCCTCGGCGGTCGCCAC belongs to Halobaculum sp. MBLA0143 and includes:
- a CDS encoding Zn-dependent hydrolase, coding for MNLTVDAERLRADVERNGEFGAVPTERGHARTVLCGTDANRRAREYLIEQLRGADAEVTVDAVGNVAGTWCPPSADSDAAPVAVGSHLDSVPDGGIFDGPLGVYAGLEAVRTLQDADARPERPITVVSFTEEEGSRFADGLLGSSVAVGHRSVDDALALTDADGTTLGEALSGIGFRGEGRLDPSEWGAWFELHVEQDTVLESAAVPVGVVTTITGITHCEVRIDGEADHAGTTAMDSRTDALAAASELVLAVERAANEVTATDSASAVATVGSLDVSPNATNVVPGAVTVGIDVRDVRQASIERILDRVRETLARVERERGVETTLERPFDLAPTGMSDRLRRAAHDAGAQAGLETTDLHSGAAHDTMHVADATDAALLFAPSRDGISHNPLEWTDWDDCAAATRVLAGAVADATGVTSV